One window of the Corynebacterium glutamicum ATCC 13032 genome contains the following:
- the rplO gene encoding 50S ribosomal protein L15 produces the protein MSEPIKLHDLRPAAGSNKAKTRVGRGEASKGKTAGRGTKGTKARKQVSAAFEGGQMPLQMRLPKLKGFKNPNKVDYQVVNIADLAEKFPQGGDVSIADIVAAGLVRKNELVKVLGNGDISVKLNVTANKFSGSAKEKIEAAGGSATVA, from the coding sequence ATGAGCGAACCAATTAAGCTCCACGATTTGCGCCCAGCAGCGGGCTCAAACAAAGCTAAGACCCGCGTTGGTCGAGGCGAAGCATCCAAGGGTAAGACTGCAGGTCGCGGTACCAAGGGTACCAAGGCACGCAAGCAGGTTTCTGCAGCATTCGAAGGTGGCCAGATGCCACTGCAGATGCGTCTTCCTAAGCTGAAGGGCTTCAAGAACCCTAACAAGGTTGACTACCAGGTAGTTAACATTGCAGATCTCGCAGAGAAGTTCCCACAGGGCGGCGACGTCAGCATTGCTGACATCGTTGCAGCAGGACTTGTCCGCAAGAACGAACTGGTTAAGGTTCTTGGCAACGGCGACATCAGCGTCAAGCTGAACGTCACCGCTAACAAGTTCTCCGGCTCTGCCAAGGAAAAGATCGAAGCCGCTGGCGGCTCCGCAACCGTGGCATAA
- a CDS encoding aldehyde dehydrogenase family protein — protein sequence MDIEVGMVGINVPIPVPIGAFSFGGWKDSLFGDTHMYGSESFNFYTRSKVVTTRWPLPNESQIELGFPTH from the coding sequence ATGGACATCGAAGTCGGAATGGTTGGCATTAACGTGCCAATCCCAGTCCCAATTGGCGCTTTCTCATTTGGAGGTTGGAAAGACTCACTATTCGGAGACACACACATGTATGGATCTGAGTCTTTCAACTTCTATACCCGAAGCAAGGTGGTTACCACTCGCTGGCCTCTTCCAAATGAATCACAGATTGAGCTTGGCTTCCCCACCCACTAA
- the rpmD gene encoding 50S ribosomal protein L30, with product MALKITQIKGTVGTKPKHRENLRSLGLKRIRHTVIRPDTPEVRGMILAVRHLIVVEEVAGE from the coding sequence ATGGCGCTGAAGATTACTCAGATCAAAGGCACTGTGGGCACCAAGCCCAAGCATCGCGAAAATCTTCGTTCCCTCGGTCTGAAGCGAATCCGCCACACCGTGATCCGCCCCGATACCCCAGAGGTACGTGGCATGATCCTGGCAGTTCGCCACCTGATCGTCGTCGAAGAAGTGGCGGGGGAGTAG